In Sphingomonas crocodyli, a genomic segment contains:
- a CDS encoding heme lyase CcmF/NrfE family subunit gives MIAEGGLAALWLAAALAALQLVLGIMGVRSGRTDLLAAVRPVAVVQGVLTLIAFVALIWLFVTVDLSVALVAANDASTKPLLYKFAGTWGNHEGSMLMWVTILGVAGGAVAILERRLNERTLIATLAAQAAIGLGFYAFLLFASNPFARLNPAPVEGQGLNPLLQDPGLAFHPPTLYLGYVGLSVAFSFAVGALVTRDVGAAFARAMRPWVLGAWILLTLGITAGSYWAYYELGWGGWWFWDPVENASLMPWLAATALLHSVTVLATREGLRAWTVMLAVVAFSMSMVGTFLVRSGILTSVHAFAVDPKRGTFILALLAIYIGGALALFGLRVGTVREGSRFDAVSREGSLVINNLLLSAILGIVLVGTLYPLIAESVTGEKLSVGPPYFNSAAGPLALILVAVMAAGPVMRWRRDDLKAVARRIALPVLVAALALLAVILLAPGIRILPLLGLVAAAGVGLASLAPLWKRNLRRTPLFIWGMVISHLGIAVSMAGMAAESAFTRETLVATQVGATHKVGPYIVRLDDVQPIAGPNYTAIEATITARRGEGGEPMILKPETRSFPSPQTETNEAAIKTVLDGQLYIVVGKPDDQGRWQLRAWWKPFVTFIWLGGALVAFGGFLAMVGRIRREIRHAPPPEFI, from the coding sequence GTGATCGCGGAAGGGGGGCTTGCCGCATTGTGGCTCGCCGCGGCGCTCGCCGCGCTGCAGCTAGTGCTGGGGATCATGGGCGTACGCAGCGGACGCACCGACCTGCTGGCCGCCGTGCGGCCGGTCGCGGTGGTGCAGGGCGTGCTGACGCTGATCGCCTTCGTGGCGCTAATCTGGCTGTTCGTGACGGTCGATCTGTCGGTGGCTTTGGTCGCCGCCAACGATGCCTCGACCAAGCCGCTTCTCTACAAATTCGCCGGAACCTGGGGAAACCACGAAGGCTCGATGCTGATGTGGGTGACGATCCTGGGCGTCGCGGGCGGCGCGGTGGCGATCCTCGAGCGGCGGCTGAACGAGCGCACATTGATCGCGACGCTGGCCGCGCAGGCTGCGATCGGCCTTGGTTTCTACGCCTTCCTGCTGTTTGCATCGAATCCGTTCGCGCGGCTCAATCCCGCGCCGGTCGAGGGGCAGGGGCTCAACCCGCTGCTGCAGGATCCGGGCCTCGCCTTCCATCCGCCGACGCTCTACCTCGGCTATGTCGGGCTGTCGGTCGCCTTCTCCTTCGCGGTCGGCGCGCTGGTGACGCGCGATGTGGGCGCGGCCTTTGCGCGCGCGATGCGGCCGTGGGTTCTGGGCGCGTGGATACTGCTGACGCTGGGCATCACCGCGGGCAGCTACTGGGCCTATTACGAACTGGGCTGGGGTGGCTGGTGGTTCTGGGACCCGGTCGAAAATGCCTCGCTGATGCCGTGGCTCGCCGCGACCGCCTTGCTCCATTCGGTGACGGTGCTGGCGACGCGCGAGGGCCTGCGCGCGTGGACGGTGATGCTGGCGGTGGTCGCCTTCTCGATGTCGATGGTCGGCACCTTCCTGGTCCGATCGGGCATCCTGACGAGCGTTCACGCCTTCGCGGTCGATCCCAAGCGCGGCACGTTCATCCTCGCGCTGCTCGCCATCTATATCGGCGGCGCGCTGGCTTTGTTCGGCCTGCGCGTGGGCACGGTGCGCGAGGGTTCGCGCTTCGATGCGGTGAGCCGCGAAGGCTCGCTCGTCATCAACAATCTGCTGCTCTCGGCGATCCTCGGCATCGTGCTGGTCGGCACGCTCTATCCGCTGATCGCTGAATCGGTGACGGGCGAGAAATTGTCGGTCGGCCCGCCTTATTTCAACAGCGCGGCGGGACCGCTTGCCCTGATCCTCGTCGCGGTGATGGCGGCGGGGCCGGTGATGCGCTGGCGTCGTGACGATCTGAAGGCGGTGGCCCGTCGGATCGCGCTGCCGGTGCTGGTGGCGGCCCTCGCGCTGCTCGCGGTGATCCTGCTCGCGCCGGGCATTCGCATATTGCCGTTGCTCGGTCTGGTCGCGGCGGCGGGCGTCGGCCTCGCGAGCCTCGCGCCTTTGTGGAAGCGCAATCTGCGTCGCACGCCTTTGTTCATCTGGGGCATGGTGATCTCGCACCTGGGCATTGCGGTGAGCATGGCGGGCATGGCGGCGGAGAGCGCGTTCACCCGTGAAACGCTTGTCGCGACGCAGGTCGGCGCGACCCACAAGGTGGGCCCCTATATCGTCCGCCTCGACGATGTGCAGCCGATCGCCGGCCCGAACTATACCGCGATCGAAGCGACGATCACCGCGCGGCGCGGCGAGGGCGGCGAGCCGATGATCCTCAAGCCCGAAACGCGCAGCTTCCCGTCGCCGCAGACCGAGACCAACGAGGCCGCGATCAAGACGGTGCTCGACGGGCAGCTCTATATCGTCGTCGGCAAGCCCGATGATCAGGGCCGCTGGCAGCTGCGCGCATGGTGGAAGCCGTTCGTGACCTTCATCTGGCTGGGCGGCGCGCTGGTCGCGTTCGGTGGTTTCCTGGCGATGGTCGGGCGAATCCGGCGTGAGATCCGCCATGCGCCGCCGCCGGAGTTCATCTGA
- the ccmD gene encoding heme exporter protein CcmD produces MNHWPFITAAYAITIVGTIAIIAISYAAMRRAEKKADALTKRDRP; encoded by the coding sequence ATGAACCACTGGCCCTTCATCACCGCCGCTTATGCGATCACGATCGTCGGCACGATCGCGATCATCGCGATCAGCTATGCCGCGATGCGCCGCGCCGAGAAGAAGGCCGATGCGCTGACCAAACGAGATCGTCCGTGA
- the ccmE gene encoding cytochrome c maturation protein CcmE, whose translation MKAKNQRLILAGLAIVAIIGAALLAMSALKDQAAYFYTPTDAKRDHVETGRAVRLGGMVQGGSIKREADGVTIRFIVTDNVETIPVTFKGIVPDLFKENSGVVAEGKFQPDGSFVADNILAKHDERYMPPQVAGEMHKTESLKK comes from the coding sequence GTGAAGGCTAAGAACCAACGTCTGATCCTCGCCGGTCTTGCGATCGTCGCGATCATCGGCGCGGCCTTGCTCGCCATGTCGGCGCTCAAGGATCAGGCCGCCTATTTCTACACGCCGACCGATGCGAAGCGCGACCATGTCGAAACCGGCCGCGCCGTCCGCCTGGGCGGGATGGTGCAGGGCGGATCGATCAAGCGCGAGGCCGATGGCGTGACGATCCGCTTCATCGTGACCGACAATGTCGAAACGATCCCGGTGACGTTCAAAGGCATCGTCCCCGATCTCTTCAAGGAGAATTCGGGCGTTGTCGCGGAGGGCAAGTTTCAGCCCGACGGCAGCTTCGTCGCGGACAATATCCTGGCCAAGCATGACGAACGCTATATGCCGCCGCAGGTGGCCGGCGAGATGCACAAGACGGAGAGCCTGAAAAAGTGA
- a CDS encoding DsbE family thiol:disulfide interchange protein, whose amino-acid sequence MRRLLIWAPLALFIAFFVVFASGLISPESKTIRSQLIGKPMPQFALQPGVAGKAGVSSAELANGQPHLVNVFASWCIPCIAEAPQLDQLAQAGVPIYGIAIRDRPEDLARFLARNGDPYRAIGGDPNSSVQIALGSSGVPETFVVDGKGIIRHQHIGDIQPQDVPGIMSALGAAK is encoded by the coding sequence ATGCGGCGCCTGCTGATCTGGGCGCCGCTGGCGCTGTTCATCGCCTTCTTCGTCGTGTTCGCGAGCGGGTTGATCAGCCCGGAGAGCAAGACGATCCGATCGCAGCTGATCGGCAAGCCGATGCCGCAATTCGCGCTGCAGCCCGGCGTTGCGGGCAAGGCGGGCGTGTCGAGCGCCGAACTGGCGAACGGGCAGCCGCACCTCGTCAACGTCTTCGCCAGCTGGTGCATCCCGTGCATCGCCGAAGCACCGCAGCTCGATCAACTCGCGCAGGCAGGCGTCCCGATCTACGGCATCGCGATCCGCGATCGGCCGGAGGATCTGGCCCGTTTCCTCGCCCGCAACGGCGATCCCTATCGTGCGATCGGCGGCGATCCCAATTCGAGCGTGCAGATCGCGCTGGGGTCTTCGGGCGTGCCCGAAACCTTCGTCGTCGATGGCAAGGGCATCATCCGCCACCAGCATATCGGCGATATCCAGCCGCAGGACGTGCCCGGCATCATGTCGGCTCTGGGGGCGGCAAAGTGA
- a CDS encoding flavin-containing monooxygenase gives MADQDNLGFSPEALKERYRIEREKRLRPDGNAQFHDLSGEFAHFDADPYAEPGFTRDPITRETETLIVGGGFGGMFAGARLHQAGIDDYLIVEKAGDFGGTWYWNRYPGAACDVEAYIYMPMLEELGVMPTERYAKGPEIFAHCQRIGHHFDLYSHALFQTRITSAIWDDKSNRWSIETDRGDKIAARFLIIAGGMLHKAKLPNLPGLNSFEGHAFHTGRWDYEYTGGTPLTALDKLGDKRVAVIGTGATSIQVVPPVGRAAKHLYVFQRTPSSVSRRDNRPTDPAWWNSLKPGWQAERIANFGAIVSGVKTEEDMIQDGWTWAYSDEAQDYANDPVGAFERRQIADYGKMEAVRNRCDEIVEDKATAEALKPWYNLHCKRPCFHDEYLQTFNRPNVTLVDTGGKGVERITPKGVVVDGKEYEVDCIIFASGYELTTEYTGRMGFNPVGRGGVSLKDAWSEGAETLFGLHARGFPNMMMYSTVQGGFSVNVPQVLIEQSAHTAHVIKHALENDVEVVEPTEQAQNDWLQVILSHVMARATIMAECTPGAYNNEGAADIKMAKNAAFMGGTPAFIEILKDWREKGDLAGLELHKGKAAAEA, from the coding sequence ATGGCTGATCAGGATAATCTCGGTTTTTCCCCCGAGGCGCTCAAGGAACGGTATCGCATCGAGCGTGAGAAGCGGCTGCGGCCGGACGGCAACGCACAGTTCCACGATCTGAGCGGCGAGTTCGCGCATTTCGATGCCGATCCCTATGCCGAACCCGGCTTCACCCGCGATCCGATCACACGCGAGACCGAGACGTTGATCGTCGGCGGCGGCTTTGGCGGCATGTTCGCCGGCGCGCGGCTGCATCAGGCGGGGATCGACGATTATCTGATCGTCGAGAAGGCGGGCGACTTCGGCGGCACCTGGTATTGGAACCGCTATCCGGGCGCGGCCTGCGACGTCGAAGCCTATATCTACATGCCGATGCTCGAAGAACTCGGCGTCATGCCGACCGAGCGTTACGCCAAGGGGCCGGAAATCTTCGCCCATTGCCAGCGCATCGGCCACCATTTCGATCTGTACAGTCACGCGCTGTTCCAGACGCGCATCACCAGCGCGATCTGGGACGACAAGAGCAATCGTTGGAGCATCGAAACCGATCGTGGCGACAAGATCGCCGCGCGCTTCCTGATCATCGCGGGCGGCATGCTCCACAAGGCGAAGCTGCCCAACCTGCCCGGCCTCAACAGCTTCGAAGGCCATGCCTTCCACACCGGCCGCTGGGATTATGAATATACCGGCGGCACCCCGCTAACCGCGCTCGACAAGCTGGGCGACAAGCGCGTCGCCGTGATCGGCACCGGCGCCACCTCGATCCAGGTCGTGCCCCCCGTCGGCCGCGCGGCCAAGCATCTCTACGTTTTCCAGCGCACCCCTTCGTCGGTGTCGCGCCGCGACAACCGGCCGACCGATCCGGCCTGGTGGAACTCGCTCAAGCCCGGCTGGCAGGCCGAACGCATCGCCAATTTCGGCGCGATCGTCAGCGGCGTGAAGACCGAGGAAGACATGATCCAGGACGGCTGGACCTGGGCCTATTCGGATGAGGCGCAGGATTATGCCAACGATCCGGTCGGCGCATTCGAACGCCGCCAGATCGCCGATTATGGCAAGATGGAAGCCGTTCGGAACCGCTGCGACGAAATCGTCGAGGACAAGGCGACCGCCGAGGCGCTCAAGCCGTGGTACAATCTCCACTGCAAGCGCCCCTGCTTCCACGACGAATATCTGCAGACCTTCAATCGCCCGAACGTCACGCTGGTCGACACCGGCGGCAAAGGCGTCGAACGGATCACACCCAAGGGCGTCGTCGTCGACGGCAAGGAATATGAGGTCGACTGCATCATCTTCGCCTCGGGCTACGAACTGACGACCGAATATACCGGCCGCATGGGCTTCAACCCGGTCGGCCGCGGCGGCGTGTCGCTCAAGGATGCCTGGTCCGAAGGCGCCGAAACCCTGTTCGGCCTGCACGCCCGCGGCTTCCCGAACATGATGATGTACAGCACGGTGCAGGGCGGCTTCTCGGTCAACGTGCCGCAGGTGCTGATCGAACAGTCGGCGCACACCGCGCACGTCATCAAGCACGCGCTCGAAAATGACGTCGAAGTCGTCGAACCGACCGAGCAGGCGCAGAATGACTGGCTTCAGGTCATCCTGAGCCACGTCATGGCCCGCGCCACGATCATGGCCGAATGCACCCCCGGCGCTTATAACAATGAGGGCGCGGCCGACATCAAGATGGCGAAGAATGCGGCCTTCATGGGCGGCACCCCGGCGTTCATCGAAATCCTGAAGGATTGGCGCGAAAAGGGCGATCTTGCCGGTCTGGAACTGCATAAGGGGAAAGCCGCAGCCGAGGCTTGA
- a CDS encoding DMT family transporter, whose product MIDDHNHNLRGIMFRCVSVICFAIMAAAMKWASEAHVTAIEMLFVRSTIGLPIVVGWLLIGPGIGIIRTKRPKAHLIRSMIGMSGILMTFQGLILLPLAEVTTIGFSAPIFATILSALILKEKVGGHRWTAVLFGFLGVAIVVRPGGGGEALSQFGVIAALLGAVGTAGVTITIRQLGGTEQPGTIVFWFFVSCAVVSGAAMPFYGHLRAPETYAVMCIAGFAGAAAQILMTMSLKAAPVSVVAPFDYGQIIWASLLGWLFWSTTPTLNTLAGAGLIVFAGLYTAWRESRKRRVTVAATPPLE is encoded by the coding sequence ATGATCGACGATCATAATCACAATCTGCGCGGAATCATGTTCCGTTGCGTTTCGGTGATCTGCTTCGCGATCATGGCCGCCGCGATGAAATGGGCGAGCGAGGCGCATGTCACCGCGATCGAAATGCTGTTCGTCCGATCGACCATCGGCCTGCCGATCGTCGTCGGCTGGCTGCTCATCGGGCCGGGCATCGGCATCATTCGCACGAAGCGGCCGAAGGCGCACCTGATCCGATCGATGATCGGCATGTCGGGCATCCTGATGACGTTTCAGGGCCTGATCCTGCTGCCGTTGGCCGAAGTGACGACGATCGGCTTTTCGGCGCCGATCTTCGCGACGATCCTGTCGGCGCTGATCCTGAAGGAAAAGGTGGGCGGACATCGCTGGACCGCGGTGCTGTTCGGCTTCCTGGGCGTTGCGATCGTCGTGCGTCCCGGCGGTGGCGGCGAAGCCTTGTCGCAATTCGGCGTCATCGCCGCGCTGCTGGGCGCCGTCGGGACGGCGGGCGTCACCATCACGATCCGACAGTTGGGCGGCACCGAACAGCCGGGCACGATCGTCTTCTGGTTCTTCGTATCGTGCGCGGTGGTGAGCGGAGCGGCGATGCCGTTCTACGGCCATCTGCGAGCACCCGAGACTTATGCGGTGATGTGCATCGCCGGCTTTGCGGGCGCCGCCGCGCAGATCCTGATGACGATGTCGCTAAAGGCCGCCCCGGTCTCGGTGGTCGCGCCGTTCGATTATGGGCAGATCATCTGGGCGAGCCTGCTCGGCTGGCTGTTCTGGTCGACCACGCCGACGCTGAACACCTTGGCCGGCGCGGGCCTGATCGTCTTCGCCGGGCTCTACACCGCCTGGCGCGAAAGCCGGAAGCGGCGGGTGACGGTCGCCGCCACCCCGCCGCTCGAATAG
- a CDS encoding tetratricopeptide repeat protein codes for MTGWLVFLGLALLVGGSLFRWGRLPKGGMELVGAALFVGVAGYAWQGSPALPGKPTPPAENAQVPDNGFLQEREKMGMSSVGGDAQVLASADSFHQRGLDLYSIGIIKGELSRRPNSPDLWVGLGNALVIHGKGMMNPAAQLAFERAGKLAPDHPGPPFFLGLAYAQAGQLDRAATVWSDLLARSTPDAPWRPEVEQRLAEIAQMQGGGAQQ; via the coding sequence GTGACGGGCTGGCTGGTCTTTCTGGGGCTTGCCCTGCTGGTGGGCGGTTCGCTGTTTCGCTGGGGCAGACTGCCCAAGGGCGGGATGGAGCTGGTCGGCGCGGCTTTGTTCGTCGGCGTCGCGGGCTATGCGTGGCAGGGGAGCCCCGCGCTGCCCGGCAAGCCGACGCCCCCGGCCGAGAATGCGCAGGTGCCCGACAACGGCTTCCTGCAGGAACGCGAGAAGATGGGGATGAGCAGCGTGGGTGGTGACGCCCAGGTGCTCGCGAGCGCCGATAGCTTCCATCAGCGCGGGCTCGACCTCTATTCGATCGGCATCATCAAGGGCGAGCTTTCGCGCCGTCCGAACAGCCCCGATCTGTGGGTCGGCCTTGGCAATGCGTTGGTGATCCACGGCAAGGGGATGATGAACCCGGCCGCACAGCTGGCCTTCGAACGGGCGGGGAAGCTTGCCCCCGATCATCCGGGTCCGCCCTTCTTCCTGGGCCTCGCTTATGCGCAGGCGGGCCAGCTCGATCGTGCGGCGACGGTGTGGAGCGATCTGCTGGCGCGCAGCACGCCCGACGCGCCGTGGCGGCCCGAGGTCGAGCAACGGCTCGCTGAAATCGCCCAAATGCAGGGTGGCGGCGCGCAGCAATAG
- a CDS encoding MarR family transcriptional regulator, translating to MSAYYARARALMDMRRRRDTILGPDLFGEPAWDILLDLYTSEAEGKQVKLSALGLIAGIAPTTMMRWTAILLNRGLITRSFDNRDQRIRIVTLSDAGRERIEQVLAHLP from the coding sequence ATGAGCGCTTATTATGCGCGTGCCCGCGCGCTGATGGACATGCGCCGCCGGCGTGACACGATCCTTGGCCCCGATCTGTTCGGCGAGCCCGCGTGGGACATCCTTCTCGATCTCTACACGTCCGAAGCCGAAGGCAAGCAGGTGAAGCTGTCCGCGCTGGGCCTGATCGCCGGGATCGCCCCGACGACGATGATGCGGTGGACCGCAATCCTGCTCAATCGGGGGCTGATTACGCGATCCTTCGACAATCGCGACCAGCGGATTCGGATCGTGACTCTGTCCGATGCGGGCCGCGAGCGGATCGAACAGGTGCTTGCCCACCTGCCCTGA
- a CDS encoding SDR family NAD(P)-dependent oxidoreductase, producing the protein MFRLDGKVALVTGAGQNIGAGVSRLMAAQGATVLVNDYYAERAQETVDAIVAAGGKARAVPFDVTDRDAVNAAVAEIAAKEGPVDILVNNAGNAGIGGNMGQKPFAETSPDVWSGIFAVNLYGMFHCCQAVLPGMIERRSGRIITNTSGAGQAGLDIGVSAYGAAKSGQIGFMRHLAVENARYNITCNTIAIGLVIAKPSPVTEPMAKTIPLKRLGKPEDIGALAVYLASDEASWITGQTIGANGGAWIN; encoded by the coding sequence ATGTTCCGTCTCGATGGCAAGGTCGCGCTGGTCACCGGCGCGGGGCAGAATATCGGCGCGGGCGTTTCCCGGCTGATGGCGGCGCAGGGCGCCACCGTGCTGGTGAACGATTATTATGCCGAACGCGCGCAGGAAACGGTCGACGCGATCGTCGCGGCGGGCGGCAAGGCGCGCGCCGTGCCGTTCGACGTCACCGATCGGGACGCGGTGAACGCCGCCGTCGCCGAGATCGCGGCGAAGGAAGGTCCGGTCGACATCCTCGTCAACAACGCCGGCAATGCAGGCATCGGCGGCAATATGGGGCAGAAGCCCTTCGCCGAAACCTCGCCCGACGTGTGGTCCGGCATCTTCGCGGTCAACCTCTACGGCATGTTCCATTGCTGTCAGGCGGTGCTGCCGGGGATGATCGAGCGCCGGAGCGGCCGGATCATCACCAACACGTCGGGCGCGGGACAGGCCGGGCTCGATATCGGCGTGTCGGCTTATGGCGCGGCGAAGTCCGGGCAGATCGGTTTCATGCGCCACCTCGCTGTCGAAAATGCGCGCTACAACATTACCTGCAACACGATCGCGATCGGGCTGGTCATCGCCAAGCCCAGCCCTGTGACCGAACCGATGGCGAAGACGATCCCGCTCAAGCGGCTCGGCAAGCCCGAGGATATCGGCGCCCTCGCCGTCTATCTCGCCTCCGACGAGGCGAGCTGGATCACCGGGCAGACGATCGGCGCAAATGGCGGCGCCTGGATCAACTGA
- a CDS encoding cyclase family protein — protein MQRKDFDKIAERLRNWGRWGAEDQRGTLNHIGPEALQRAANSVQSGKMFALGLNFDKNGPQPPGMRMNPQLYMTAIAQVMNPNFPEVVFSDDVVHMSLQCATQWDALSHAHYDGVLYNGCKACDVLSTAGASKNGVEHLANPGIMARGVLLDIARLKGVDRLEGGTLVTVDDLRAACDKQGVSIQAGDIVMVRTGHIDHFTIDRNMMSFYMNNPGVTTEVAEWLYDHSAAAIAADNLAVETTPMESFGGSEMPLPFHMLCLREMGLPLGEMWNLSPLAADCAADGKYTFLLAAPPLAITGAVGSPVNPVVLK, from the coding sequence ATGCAGCGGAAGGATTTCGACAAGATCGCCGAGCGGCTCCGCAACTGGGGCCGGTGGGGCGCCGAGGACCAGCGCGGGACGCTCAACCATATCGGGCCTGAGGCGCTGCAGCGCGCGGCCAATTCAGTCCAGTCGGGCAAGATGTTCGCGCTGGGCCTGAACTTCGACAAGAACGGCCCGCAGCCGCCGGGCATGCGCATGAACCCGCAGCTGTACATGACCGCGATCGCGCAGGTCATGAACCCGAATTTCCCCGAAGTCGTCTTCTCCGACGACGTCGTCCATATGTCGCTGCAGTGCGCGACCCAGTGGGATGCGCTCAGCCACGCCCATTATGACGGCGTGCTCTATAACGGTTGCAAGGCGTGCGACGTGCTGAGCACCGCCGGCGCCAGCAAGAACGGCGTCGAACATCTCGCCAATCCCGGCATCATGGCGCGCGGCGTCCTGCTCGATATCGCGCGGCTCAAGGGGGTCGATCGGCTTGAGGGCGGCACGCTCGTCACCGTCGACGATCTGCGCGCCGCCTGCGACAAGCAGGGCGTGTCGATCCAGGCGGGCGACATCGTGATGGTTCGCACCGGCCATATCGATCACTTCACGATCGATCGGAACATGATGAGCTTCTACATGAACAATCCCGGCGTCACGACCGAGGTCGCCGAATGGCTCTACGATCACAGCGCGGCGGCGATCGCGGCCGACAATCTGGCGGTGGAAACGACGCCGATGGAAAGCTTCGGCGGCTCCGAAATGCCGCTGCCTTTCCACATGCTGTGCCTGCGCGAAATGGGCCTGCCGCTGGGCGAGATGTGGAACCTGTCCCCGCTCGCGGCCGATTGCGCGGCCGACGGGAAATATACCTTCCTGCTCGCGGCCCCGCCGCTCGCGATCACCGGCGCGGTCGGCTCGCCGGTCAATCCTGTGGTGCTGAAATAA
- a CDS encoding response regulator transcription factor: MDQTPIDRLSDRQKECLRLVWRHQSSKDIARQLGISPHTVDDYLRKAIRTLDAADRIDAAWRLHEAENGTPQSLMLQPRPVAEPLFSAAIASADEADAWGMAGHGKDSSGNNSTSEQAPYVPLPRPETGERNGLSASQKLARIGAMGMIWTGIAIAATGGLAALKYLIR; encoded by the coding sequence ATGGACCAGACGCCCATCGACCGGTTGAGCGACCGGCAGAAGGAATGCCTTCGCCTCGTCTGGCGACATCAGTCGTCGAAGGACATCGCGCGCCAGCTTGGCATCTCCCCCCACACGGTCGACGATTATCTGCGTAAGGCGATCCGCACGCTGGACGCCGCCGATCGTATCGATGCCGCGTGGCGGCTGCACGAGGCGGAAAACGGCACCCCTCAATCATTGATGCTTCAACCGCGCCCCGTTGCCGAACCCTTATTTTCCGCCGCAATTGCGTCTGCAGACGAAGCGGACGCATGGGGCATGGCGGGGCATGGCAAAGACAGTTCAGGGAACAATTCCACCAGCGAGCAGGCACCCTATGTGCCCCTGCCGCGGCCGGAGACGGGCGAGCGCAACGGCCTGAGCGCGTCGCAGAAGCTGGCGCGGATCGGCGCGATGGGGATGATCTGGACCGGGATCGCGATCGCCGCGACCGGCGGCCTCGCCGCGCTGAAATATCTGATCCGCTAG
- the ccmC gene encoding heme ABC transporter permease CcmC: MHIFANPARFLSIARPLTPWLGWGGGLLVVVALVSGLFVTPPDYLQGESVRIMYVHVPAAWLGMAGWTGIGVASLMQLIWRHPLASVAARAIAVPGALFAAICLISGSIWGRPTWGTWWEWDGRLTSMLVLFFLYLGYVALSSAGSERGANDRISAIFGVIGAVNIPVIHYSVLWWRTLHQGQSITMKGSTIDGSILWPLPIATLGFSLLFGAVVLMRMRALLAEAKVEARLRRMSAE, translated from the coding sequence GTGCACATCTTCGCTAATCCTGCCCGCTTCCTTTCGATCGCGCGTCCGCTGACACCCTGGCTCGGGTGGGGCGGGGGGCTGCTGGTCGTGGTGGCGCTTGTTTCGGGGCTGTTCGTCACGCCGCCCGATTATCTGCAGGGCGAAAGCGTGCGGATCATGTACGTCCACGTTCCCGCCGCCTGGCTGGGCATGGCGGGGTGGACGGGGATTGGGGTGGCGAGCCTGATGCAGTTGATCTGGCGCCATCCGCTGGCCAGCGTCGCGGCGCGCGCGATCGCGGTGCCGGGGGCGCTGTTCGCCGCGATCTGCCTGATCAGCGGATCGATCTGGGGCCGACCGACCTGGGGCACATGGTGGGAATGGGACGGGCGGCTGACGTCGATGCTGGTCCTGTTCTTCCTCTATCTGGGCTATGTCGCTTTGTCGTCGGCGGGGTCGGAGCGGGGCGCGAACGATCGCATCTCGGCGATCTTCGGTGTGATCGGTGCGGTCAACATTCCGGTGATCCATTATTCGGTTTTATGGTGGCGCACGCTGCATCAGGGGCAGAGCATCACGATGAAAGGTTCGACGATCGACGGATCGATCCTGTGGCCGCTGCCGATCGCGACGCTGGGCTTCTCGCTGTTGTTCGGCGCCGTCGTGCTGATGCGGATGCGCGCTTTGCTGGCCGAGGCGAAGGTCGAGGCGCGGCTGCGCCGGATGAGCGCCGAATGA
- a CDS encoding cytochrome c-type biogenesis protein, protein MRPANASRLRSTRAVVGLALLLSVTTPAFADSLMPAAPYANEQLPDPKQEAAAKHLMESLRCLVCQGQSIADSDAEMAGDMRSLVRTRIQKGEKPEEIRKWLIERYGDWVSYNPPLDALTWPLWVMPILFLGIGIWIVSGRLKRRKRK, encoded by the coding sequence ATGCGTCCAGCCAACGCGTCTCGACTTCGCTCGACACGAGCGGTGGTGGGTTTGGCGCTGCTGCTTTCTGTAACGACGCCCGCTTTCGCTGACTCGCTGATGCCCGCCGCACCTTATGCGAACGAGCAGCTGCCCGATCCCAAGCAGGAAGCGGCGGCCAAGCATCTGATGGAGTCGCTGCGCTGCCTCGTCTGCCAGGGGCAGTCGATCGCGGACAGCGATGCCGAGATGGCGGGCGATATGCGCTCGCTGGTCCGCACGCGCATCCAGAAGGGCGAGAAGCCCGAAGAGATCCGCAAGTGGCTGATCGAGCGTTATGGCGACTGGGTGAGCTATAATCCCCCGCTCGATGCGCTGACATGGCCGCTGTGGGTGATGCCGATCCTGTTCCTGGGCATCGGCATCTGGATCGTGAGCGGACGGCTCAAGCGGAGGAAGCGCAAGTGA